A DNA window from Mus caroli chromosome 8, CAROLI_EIJ_v1.1, whole genome shotgun sequence contains the following coding sequences:
- the LOC110300143 gene encoding beta-defensin 2-like has product MVYAINSELKQEDDKLKVIFNYLGTVGNLKSIGYEAELDHCHTNGGYCVRAICPPSARRPGSCFPEKVPCCKYMK; this is encoded by the exons ATGGTATATGCCATCAACAGTgagttgaagcaggaggatgacaagttgaaggtcatcttcaactactTAGGAA CTgttggaaatttaaaaagtattggaTACGAAGCAGAACTTGACCACTGCCACACCAATGGAGGGTACTGTGTCAGAGCCATTTGTCCTCCTTCTGCCAGGCGTCCTGGGAGCTGTTTCCCAGAGAAGGTCCCCTGTTGCAAGTACATGAAATGA
- the LOC110300935 gene encoding beta-defensin 50 produces MKTLCLLLLTSGLLYLMVKGVGSHPGTFHIRIKCMPKMEAVFGDDCSFYSSMGDLCNNTNSVCCMVPVRMNNI; encoded by the exons ATGAAGACTCTCTGCCTTCTGTTGCTGACCTCCGGCCTCCTCTACCTGATGGTCAAAG gNGTTGGCAGTCACCCTGGTACATTTCACATCAGGATCAAGTGTATGCCAAAAATGGAAGCTGTTTTCGGTGACGATTGCTCTTTCTATAGCAGCATGGGTGATCTCTGTAATAATACGAACTCTGTATGCTGCATGGTACCTGTGAGAATGAATAATATATAG